In a single window of the Streptomyces sp. NBC_00285 genome:
- a CDS encoding recombinase family protein, producing MAAAPWDRIEGKIQPWHRDRLAVVYVRQSTPQQVLDHAESTRLQYGLTQRAVDLGWAASRVLVIDEDLGHSASGVVDRAGFQRLVSEVGLDHVGLVLGMEMSRLARSGREWHQLLELCALSGALLADPDGVYDPAEHNDRMLLGLKGTISEAELHLIKQRMWNGRIGKARRGELAVPLPVGYLRRPDGQVVRDPDEQVQAVVRLVFDLFDELATINAVLRFLVDHGIQIGIRVREGPERGTLAWRRPSRIVIQNMLRHPAYAGVYVYGRSRTDPRRRVAGRPFTGRVRRPPEDWLVYLPDVLPAYISAERHERNLARIEANRARSQSMGALRDGPALLVGLVFCGRCDTRMVVHYQRGQGGKLWPKYECSRAKADYGGELCQQLSGICVDRYVTGLLLAAMAPAALEVSLQAAEQAKQRRKEVDRIWQQRLERAGYAADRARRQYQLAEPENRLVVRELEKEWEHALAERRRLGEEYDRFIAARPRILTVAERDQIRALAADLPAVWQAPTTTDADRKQLTRHLIERVTVTVVGDSERVTVQVTWAGGHRTTGELVRPVARLDQLSYFPRLAARARQLAEAGHSAPAIAKILNSEGFRPPKRREHFGTQGVRTLLQELGCVSHQEQALRRGAAPLGHHEWWLTDLARELGMPRVTLFGWIKRDWVTAHQLTDQRRSWTIHADPAEVERLRQLHQQSRGHRPRQAWLDHQQATIIRNEEGNHGNDVEPHV from the coding sequence ATGGCTGCAGCGCCGTGGGACCGGATTGAAGGCAAGATCCAGCCGTGGCATCGTGACCGGCTCGCGGTGGTCTATGTCCGTCAGTCGACTCCCCAGCAGGTCCTCGATCACGCCGAGTCCACCCGGCTGCAGTACGGACTCACGCAACGGGCCGTCGACCTGGGCTGGGCTGCGTCCCGGGTCCTGGTGATCGACGAGGATCTGGGCCACTCCGCATCCGGTGTCGTGGACCGGGCGGGCTTCCAGCGTCTGGTCTCCGAGGTCGGCCTGGACCACGTGGGCCTGGTGCTGGGCATGGAAATGTCGCGTCTGGCCCGCAGCGGCCGCGAATGGCATCAGCTGCTGGAGCTGTGCGCGCTGTCGGGTGCTCTGCTGGCGGACCCGGACGGGGTCTATGACCCCGCCGAGCACAACGACCGGATGCTGCTGGGACTGAAGGGCACGATCAGCGAAGCGGAACTGCATCTGATCAAGCAGCGGATGTGGAACGGACGGATCGGCAAGGCTCGTCGCGGCGAGCTGGCAGTGCCACTGCCCGTGGGCTATCTGCGACGCCCGGACGGTCAGGTCGTGCGTGATCCGGACGAGCAGGTGCAGGCCGTGGTCCGTCTGGTCTTCGACCTGTTCGACGAACTCGCCACGATCAACGCGGTGTTGCGGTTCCTGGTCGACCACGGCATCCAGATAGGCATCCGGGTGCGCGAGGGTCCCGAACGCGGGACGCTGGCCTGGCGGCGTCCCAGCCGGATCGTGATCCAGAACATGCTCCGCCACCCCGCCTATGCCGGGGTCTATGTCTATGGCCGCAGCCGGACCGATCCCCGCCGCCGTGTGGCGGGACGCCCGTTCACCGGGCGCGTCCGCAGGCCGCCCGAGGACTGGCTGGTCTATCTGCCCGACGTCCTGCCTGCCTATATCAGCGCCGAGCGGCATGAACGCAACCTTGCGCGGATCGAGGCGAACCGGGCCCGTTCCCAGAGCATGGGCGCCTTGCGCGACGGGCCGGCCCTGCTGGTCGGGCTGGTCTTCTGCGGGCGGTGCGACACCCGCATGGTCGTGCACTACCAGCGCGGCCAGGGCGGAAAGCTGTGGCCGAAGTACGAGTGCAGCCGGGCGAAGGCCGACTACGGCGGTGAGCTGTGCCAGCAGTTGTCCGGGATCTGCGTCGACCGCTATGTGACCGGTCTGCTGCTTGCAGCGATGGCGCCGGCCGCTCTGGAGGTCTCGCTGCAGGCGGCCGAGCAGGCCAAGCAACGGCGCAAAGAGGTGGACCGGATCTGGCAGCAGCGTCTGGAACGAGCGGGCTATGCGGCCGACCGGGCCCGGCGCCAGTATCAGTTGGCCGAGCCCGAGAACCGCCTGGTGGTGAGGGAACTGGAGAAGGAGTGGGAGCATGCGCTGGCCGAACGGCGGCGGCTCGGTGAGGAGTACGACCGCTTCATCGCAGCCCGGCCCCGCATCCTCACCGTCGCCGAGCGTGACCAGATCCGGGCCCTGGCCGCCGACCTCCCCGCCGTCTGGCAGGCACCCACCACGACCGATGCGGACCGGAAACAGCTGACCAGGCACTTGATCGAGAGGGTCACCGTCACCGTCGTCGGGGACAGCGAGCGCGTCACCGTCCAGGTCACCTGGGCCGGCGGACACCGCACCACCGGCGAACTCGTCCGCCCGGTCGCCCGCCTGGACCAGCTCAGCTACTTTCCCCGCCTGGCCGCGCGGGCCCGCCAACTCGCCGAAGCCGGCCACTCCGCCCCGGCCATCGCGAAAATCCTCAACTCCGAGGGCTTCCGCCCGCCCAAACGCCGCGAACACTTCGGCACCCAGGGCGTCCGCACGCTGTTGCAGGAACTGGGCTGCGTCAGCCACCAGGAACAAGCTCTTCGGCGGGGAGCCGCACCACTCGGCCACCACGAGTGGTGGCTGACCGACCTCGCCCGCGAGCTCGGCATGCCCCGGGTGACGCTCTTCGGATGGATCAAACGCGACTGGGTCACTGCCCACCAGCTCACCGACCAGCGACGGTCCTGGACCATCCACGCCGACCCCGCAGAAGTCGAGCGACTCCGCCAGCTCCACCAGCAGTCCCGCGGCCACCGACCACGACAAGCCTGGCTCGACCACCAGCAGGCGACGATAATCCGAAACGAGGAAGGAAACCACGGCAATGACGTCGAACCGCACGTATGA
- a CDS encoding IS110 family transposase, with translation MSEIWAGVDIGKTHHHTVVINAEGERLLSRRTLNDESELLALIGEVLAISDDALWAVDLNHGGAALLIGLLIAHDQPVAYLTGLAVHRASATYRGEGKTDAKDAFVIADQARVRRDLGLLRPGEEIAVDLRTLTTRRLDVVFDRTRQINRLRAQLLEIFPALERALDLTNKGPAILLTGYQTPSAIRRAGAKRIETWLKNRKVKGAAALAHIAVEAARAQHTTLPGEKLAAAMVARLAKAVLALDEEVAELDALVEARFCEHPHAEVIRSLPGMGPRLGAEFIAATGGDMDAFGSADRLAGFAGLAPQPRDSGRVSGNLRRPRRYHRGLLRAMYLSAMASLKSCPASKTYYQRKRSEGKGHKQALLALARRRINVLWAMIRDSECYHSSLPTTEAA, from the coding sequence ATGTCCGAGATCTGGGCCGGGGTGGACATCGGCAAGACGCATCATCACACCGTGGTGATCAATGCAGAGGGCGAGCGGTTGCTGTCCCGCCGGACCCTGAACGACGAGAGTGAGCTGCTGGCGCTGATCGGCGAAGTGCTGGCGATATCCGACGATGCGCTTTGGGCCGTCGATCTCAACCACGGGGGCGCCGCCCTGCTGATCGGCCTGCTCATCGCCCACGACCAGCCAGTCGCCTACCTCACCGGCCTGGCGGTTCACCGAGCCTCGGCCACCTATCGGGGCGAGGGGAAGACCGACGCGAAAGACGCCTTCGTCATCGCCGACCAGGCCCGCGTCCGCCGGGACCTGGGACTGCTCAGGCCCGGGGAAGAGATCGCTGTCGACCTGCGCACCCTGACCACCCGGCGCCTTGACGTGGTCTTCGACCGCACCCGGCAGATCAACCGCCTCCGGGCCCAACTGCTGGAGATATTCCCTGCGTTGGAACGGGCGCTGGACTTGACCAACAAGGGTCCTGCGATCCTTCTGACCGGCTACCAGACGCCGTCAGCGATCCGCCGCGCAGGCGCGAAGCGGATCGAGACCTGGCTGAAGAACCGCAAGGTCAAAGGTGCCGCCGCACTCGCTCACATCGCCGTGGAAGCCGCCCGGGCCCAGCACACCACGCTGCCCGGCGAGAAACTGGCCGCCGCGATGGTGGCCCGCCTCGCGAAGGCGGTGCTGGCCCTCGACGAGGAGGTCGCGGAACTCGACGCCCTGGTCGAGGCCCGGTTTTGCGAACATCCCCACGCCGAGGTGATCCGCAGCCTGCCCGGTATGGGGCCCAGGCTCGGCGCCGAGTTCATCGCCGCGACGGGTGGCGACATGGATGCCTTCGGCAGTGCCGACCGCCTGGCCGGCTTCGCCGGCCTGGCCCCGCAGCCCCGCGACTCCGGCCGCGTAAGCGGCAACCTGCGCAGACCCCGCCGCTACCACCGCGGCCTGCTGCGGGCCATGTACTTGTCGGCGATGGCCAGCCTCAAGTCCTGCCCCGCCTCCAAGACGTACTACCAGCGAAAGCGGAGCGAAGGAAAGGGGCACAAGCAGGCTCTCCTCGCCCTCGCACGTCGACGCATCAACGTTCTGTGGGCGATGATCCGCGACAGCGAGTGCTATCACTCCTCACTTCCCACCACAGAAGCGGCTTGA
- a CDS encoding DUF1569 domain-containing protein: MSSPDLEQFVERLHQDVARPEHDLLAPGSTWNLSQTVQHCAQTVRYSVIGYPVLKPALYRATVGRMAKQVFLRRGAMKHPLGAEIDGAPPLDPGLAVSDAAADLADAVAVFNGHTADHATHPAYGRCTHDEFAQLHAMHLSDHLPGLARN, translated from the coding sequence ATGTCCTCCCCAGACCTTGAGCAGTTCGTTGAGCGGCTCCACCAGGACGTCGCCCGCCCCGAGCACGACCTGCTTGCGCCCGGCAGCACCTGGAACCTCTCCCAGACCGTGCAGCACTGCGCCCAGACCGTCCGCTACTCCGTGATCGGATATCCCGTACTCAAGCCTGCCCTGTACCGGGCCACGGTAGGGCGCATGGCCAAACAGGTCTTCCTCCGCCGAGGAGCCATGAAGCATCCGCTCGGTGCGGAGATCGACGGGGCACCACCGCTCGACCCCGGCCTGGCGGTGTCCGACGCTGCGGCCGATCTCGCCGACGCCGTGGCCGTGTTCAACGGCCACACCGCAGACCATGCCACCCACCCCGCCTACGGACGCTGCACGCATGACGAGTTCGCGCAGCTCCACGCGATGCATCTCTCCGATCACCTGCCCGGTCTGGCGAGGAACTGA
- a CDS encoding winged helix-turn-helix transcriptional regulator: MMKEAAADSEICCPSRLVLDRIGDKWSVLIVLSLGDGPMRFSELRDLLHHVTPKVLTYTLRGMERDGLLTRTVFAEVPPRVEYELTPLGHSLRPVMEPITTWAEEHVDEVLSLRKAHDTRSADEFAG; encoded by the coding sequence ATGATGAAAGAAGCTGCCGCCGACTCCGAGATCTGCTGCCCGTCCCGGCTGGTCCTCGACCGCATCGGTGACAAGTGGTCGGTGCTGATCGTGCTGAGCCTGGGCGACGGCCCCATGCGGTTCAGTGAACTGCGGGATCTGCTTCATCACGTGACGCCCAAGGTCCTCACCTACACCCTGCGGGGAATGGAACGTGACGGCCTGCTCACCCGCACGGTCTTCGCCGAGGTCCCGCCCCGCGTGGAGTACGAACTGACCCCGCTGGGCCACTCCCTGCGGCCCGTCATGGAGCCGATCACCACCTGGGCCGAGGAGCACGTCGACGAGGTCCTGTCCTTGCGCAAGGCCCACGACACCCGCTCCGCGGACGAGTTCGCGGGCTGA
- a CDS encoding NAD(P)-dependent oxidoreductase yields MRILLIGATGMIGSRIAAEAGERGHEVTGVTRNGKDGTLAADASDADTVARLAAGHDAVVLAVSPPRGGIEATESLLEVGRGVLDGVRRAGVRRLVVVGGAGILEVSPGVRVVDTPGLPEDALPPVRAQVALFELVRDDADDLEWTYLSPPVVITPGERTGAYRTGDHQLLSDGEGNSHISTEDYAVALVDELQRGELTRRPVHVAY; encoded by the coding sequence ATGCGCATCTTGCTCATCGGAGCCACCGGGATGATCGGCAGCCGGATCGCTGCCGAGGCGGGCGAGCGGGGCCACGAGGTGACCGGTGTCACGCGCAACGGGAAGGACGGCACCCTCGCGGCGGACGCGAGCGACGCCGACACCGTCGCGCGCCTGGCGGCCGGCCACGACGCGGTGGTCCTGGCCGTGTCACCGCCACGAGGCGGCATCGAGGCCACCGAGTCACTGCTGGAGGTGGGCCGCGGCGTACTGGACGGCGTACGCAGGGCCGGGGTGCGTCGCCTGGTGGTGGTGGGCGGCGCGGGCATCCTGGAGGTCTCGCCCGGTGTACGGGTCGTCGACACCCCCGGGCTCCCAGAGGACGCCCTGCCGCCGGTTCGCGCCCAGGTGGCGCTGTTCGAGCTTGTCCGGGACGACGCCGACGACCTGGAATGGACCTACCTCTCCCCGCCCGTGGTGATCACGCCTGGCGAGCGCACGGGCGCGTACCGGACAGGCGATCACCAACTGCTCAGCGACGGCGAGGGCAACAGCCACATCAGCACCGAGGACTACGCCGTCGCTCTCGTCGACGAGCTGCAGCGGGGCGAGCTCACCCGCCGCCCCGTCCACGTCGCGTACTGA
- a CDS encoding YybH family protein, which translates to MTNNDSTADAVGVVKAYMQALQIKDTDTILRLYADEAEIIPENLPSLRGRDAVDSFYASTFAAIGMEVDVEVVSTEVYDEIAIVRSEQPVTVIAVADGTRTQAYFRELFVLRRTPDGWRIHKYMFSQSPGQA; encoded by the coding sequence ATGACGAACAACGACAGCACCGCCGACGCGGTCGGCGTAGTCAAGGCGTACATGCAAGCGCTGCAGATCAAGGACACTGACACGATCTTGCGGCTCTACGCCGACGAGGCCGAGATCATCCCCGAGAACCTGCCCAGCCTGCGCGGCCGCGACGCCGTTGACTCCTTCTACGCCAGCACCTTCGCCGCCATCGGGATGGAGGTCGACGTGGAGGTGGTCTCGACCGAGGTCTACGACGAGATCGCGATCGTCCGATCCGAGCAGCCCGTCACGGTGATTGCCGTGGCCGACGGCACTCGCACCCAGGCCTACTTCCGCGAGCTGTTCGTGCTGCGTCGCACGCCGGACGGGTGGCGCATCCACAAGTACATGTTCTCCCAGAGCCCAGGGCAGGCCTAG
- a CDS encoding jacalin-like lectin, with protein MRRLLTCLTAAAITCGGFVATASPAAAADTASGSFSTLTYNVAGLPAILSSASTPRDTSTTAIGQRIAPYDIVHVEEDFNYHAYLYAADTAHAYRTPTSGGAGIGSGLNTLSKLPYDEGDFERVHWNSCQWDSGDCLTPKGFTFIRERLAEGVYVDFYNLHTNAGTNDGDEASRADNLTQLTAFISTHSAGNAVVVMGDTNTRYTRSADTIAEFGAANGLTDAWVKLIRGGTPPTKGSDALVCDQTGTTVPNTCEVVDKVLYRSSKLVSLNATSYNNEHAKFLTDAGQMLSDHDPISVGFSWSRNADFQLSDQYGGPHGDYYNDIDAVPAGARPVSLSLRSGSRVDGVGLTLDNGKVLTHGGTGGTASSLTLGSGEYITSAQLCQGEKDGHTRIFYAKFATNLGRSLSGGSTTSDCVTRTAPSGWQLAGFNGRSGDEIDKLGFIYTKR; from the coding sequence ATGCGCCGTCTTCTCACCTGCCTCACGGCCGCGGCCATCACCTGCGGCGGGTTCGTCGCGACCGCGTCCCCCGCCGCTGCCGCGGACACGGCTTCCGGGTCCTTCAGCACCCTCACCTACAACGTCGCGGGCCTGCCCGCGATCCTCTCCAGCGCGTCCACACCGCGCGACACGAGCACCACGGCCATCGGCCAGCGCATCGCCCCGTACGACATCGTGCACGTGGAGGAGGACTTCAACTACCACGCCTACCTCTACGCCGCGGACACGGCGCACGCCTACCGAACGCCCACCAGCGGTGGGGCAGGAATCGGCAGCGGTCTCAACACCCTGTCCAAACTCCCCTACGACGAGGGCGACTTCGAGCGGGTGCACTGGAACTCCTGCCAGTGGGACTCCGGCGACTGCCTGACGCCCAAGGGGTTCACGTTCATACGTGAGCGCCTCGCGGAGGGTGTCTACGTCGACTTCTACAACCTGCACACCAACGCCGGCACCAACGACGGCGACGAGGCATCCCGCGCCGACAACCTCACCCAGCTCACCGCCTTCATCAGCACCCATTCCGCCGGCAACGCCGTCGTGGTCATGGGCGACACCAACACCCGCTACACCCGCAGCGCCGACACCATCGCCGAGTTCGGCGCCGCCAACGGACTCACCGACGCCTGGGTGAAGCTCATCCGCGGCGGCACCCCGCCCACCAAGGGCAGCGACGCCCTGGTCTGCGACCAGACCGGAACCACCGTCCCCAACACCTGCGAGGTCGTCGACAAGGTCCTCTACCGCAGCAGCAAACTCGTCTCGCTCAACGCCACGTCGTACAACAACGAGCACGCCAAGTTCCTCACCGACGCCGGGCAGATGCTCTCCGACCACGACCCGATCTCGGTCGGCTTTTCCTGGTCGCGCAATGCCGACTTCCAGCTCAGCGACCAGTACGGCGGCCCCCACGGCGACTACTACAACGACATCGACGCCGTACCGGCGGGCGCCCGCCCTGTCAGCCTCTCGCTGCGCAGCGGCTCCCGCGTCGACGGTGTCGGCCTGACCCTCGACAACGGCAAGGTCCTCACCCACGGCGGCACCGGCGGCACGGCGTCGTCCCTGACCCTGGGCAGCGGCGAGTACATCACCTCCGCCCAGCTGTGCCAAGGAGAGAAGGACGGACACACCCGGATCTTCTACGCCAAGTTCGCCACGAACCTCGGCAGAAGCCTGTCCGGCGGATCCACCACGTCCGACTGTGTGACCCGCACCGCGCCGTCGGGCTGGCAGCTCGCCGGGTTCAACGGACGGTCCGGCGACGAGATCGACAAGCTCGGCTTCATCTACACCAAGCGCTGA
- a CDS encoding response regulator transcription factor encodes MSEPTENSRPLRVIVADDQAAIREPLAAVLALAEDIDVVAAVADGNGVLDAVAAGPVDVVLMDLRMPVLDGIETTRRLSDEHPEVAVVVLTTFADDDSILAALSAGARGYLTKNAGRQDIVRAIRAAAAGQSVLDREVQDRLLATVRARPTASGQQLPADLTPREREVLTLIGQGLPNRAIAEKLFVSEATVKTHINNLFAKADIRDRADAVRRAIAAGLA; translated from the coding sequence ATGAGTGAACCCACCGAGAACTCCCGGCCGTTGCGCGTGATCGTCGCCGACGACCAGGCCGCCATCCGCGAACCGCTCGCCGCGGTGTTGGCTCTGGCCGAGGACATCGACGTCGTCGCGGCGGTCGCGGACGGCAACGGCGTACTGGACGCGGTCGCCGCCGGTCCGGTGGACGTCGTGCTGATGGACCTGCGCATGCCCGTGCTCGACGGAATCGAGACCACCCGCAGGCTGAGCGACGAACACCCCGAGGTGGCCGTCGTCGTGCTCACCACGTTCGCCGACGACGACTCGATCCTGGCCGCCCTCAGCGCGGGCGCCCGCGGCTATCTGACGAAGAACGCCGGACGCCAGGACATCGTCCGCGCGATCCGCGCCGCCGCCGCGGGCCAGTCCGTCCTGGATCGCGAGGTCCAGGATCGTCTGCTGGCCACCGTCCGCGCCAGGCCGACGGCGTCCGGACAGCAACTGCCCGCGGATCTCACGCCCCGCGAACGCGAGGTACTCACCCTGATCGGCCAGGGCCTGCCCAACCGCGCGATCGCCGAGAAGCTCTTCGTGAGCGAGGCGACCGTCAAGACGCACATCAACAACCTCTTCGCCAAGGCCGACATCCGGGACCGGGCCGACGCCGTGCGCCGCGCCATCGCGGCCGGCCTGGCCTGA
- a CDS encoding sensor histidine kinase, giving the protein MGVSGPGLVVAVLFVLNCAALLARGLPPGKVPPRAALVWLSLGVLAAAALIGLSRSGTGYLFAFFLCGHTGYRLPTKQALVLAMACSLLCGGILYFGVGPGHHLLPWAVGLATGAPVLIGILNRVQHQAVDAALSAAESAERAARAEAQAAVLAERGRIARDVHDVLAHTLAGINMQLELADALLDNGDLEKVRAANNRAHSLVKESLKQAQWTVHALREDSLPLVETLTAMLESSGHRDALTVSGTPVEVPARVTQNLLRIAQESLTNAARHAPGGEVRAELAFAASSTTLTIRNRHATRTVNSGVGSGMGLIGMRERVALLGGTLTAGPVTEGPDQGGWQVEAVIPR; this is encoded by the coding sequence ATGGGCGTCAGCGGGCCGGGGCTGGTGGTCGCGGTCCTGTTCGTACTGAACTGTGCGGCGCTGCTGGCCCGGGGCCTGCCCCCGGGCAAGGTCCCGCCGCGTGCCGCCCTCGTCTGGCTGTCGCTGGGCGTCCTCGCGGCGGCCGCGCTGATCGGCCTCAGCCGCAGCGGAACGGGCTACCTCTTCGCCTTCTTCCTCTGCGGTCACACCGGATACCGACTGCCGACCAAACAGGCCCTCGTCCTGGCGATGGCCTGCAGCCTGCTCTGCGGCGGCATCCTGTACTTCGGTGTCGGACCCGGTCACCACCTGCTGCCCTGGGCCGTCGGCCTCGCCACCGGCGCACCTGTCCTGATCGGGATACTCAACCGCGTCCAGCACCAAGCCGTGGACGCCGCGCTGTCGGCGGCCGAGAGCGCGGAGCGCGCCGCCCGGGCCGAGGCCCAGGCCGCTGTACTCGCCGAACGCGGCCGGATCGCCCGGGACGTGCACGACGTCCTGGCGCACACCCTGGCCGGGATCAACATGCAGCTGGAACTGGCCGACGCCCTTCTCGACAACGGCGACCTGGAGAAGGTCAGGGCGGCCAACAACAGGGCCCACAGTCTCGTCAAGGAGAGCCTGAAGCAGGCGCAGTGGACCGTCCACGCGCTCCGCGAGGACTCGCTGCCGCTGGTGGAGACCCTCACCGCGATGCTCGAGTCGTCCGGCCACCGCGACGCCCTGACCGTCTCCGGAACCCCCGTGGAGGTACCGGCCCGGGTCACCCAGAACCTGCTGCGGATCGCCCAGGAATCGTTGACCAACGCCGCACGGCACGCCCCGGGCGGTGAGGTGCGGGCGGAACTGGCCTTCGCGGCTTCCTCGACGACACTGACGATCCGCAACCGACACGCCACCCGTACGGTGAACTCGGGGGTCGGCAGCGGAATGGGACTGATCGGAATGCGCGAACGCGTCGCCCTGCTGGGCGGCACCCTCACCGCGGGACCGGTCACCGAGGGACCGGACCAAGGCGGCTGGCAAGTGGAGGCAGTGATCCCGCGATGA
- a CDS encoding class I SAM-dependent methyltransferase: MSTIHWTTGRIHQSARWHSETAAPLPRRTVVADDRMKANTAYRQACEGTALLWQGDFHNARQLLRAMGSRIDRKTPGPSASLSEAFHLHRRSSSHQALVLGKLLVLLDSDYTLALRRAPDVRQACLEAYGPSTGPMAVSLRELLGVIGAHQWRLKGVDVPALGTRLHPHYGVFAPVRGEYVDLVADTPLPPAALHSPATSTAFDVGTGTGVLAAVLARRGINRVVATDINPRALTCAGENARRLALDDRIEVSGPGLFPEGRADLIVCNPPWLPARPTSSIEQGVYDPDSTMLHGFLAGLSVHLRPGGEGWLILSDVAEHLGLRTRQQLLDAIQTARLRVVDKIDIKARHPRARDATDPLHAARSAETTSLWRLTA, encoded by the coding sequence GTGTCCACCATTCACTGGACCACAGGCCGCATCCACCAGTCCGCCCGCTGGCATTCCGAGACCGCCGCACCCCTTCCGCGGCGGACTGTCGTCGCCGACGACCGGATGAAGGCCAACACCGCCTACCGCCAGGCGTGTGAGGGAACGGCCCTGCTCTGGCAGGGCGACTTCCACAACGCCCGGCAGCTGCTGCGGGCGATGGGCAGCCGCATCGACCGCAAAACGCCCGGGCCCAGCGCCTCCCTGAGCGAGGCCTTCCACCTGCACCGACGCAGCAGCAGCCACCAGGCTCTCGTCCTCGGAAAGCTTCTGGTGCTGCTGGACAGCGACTACACGCTGGCGTTGCGTCGGGCTCCCGACGTCCGCCAGGCATGTCTGGAGGCCTACGGCCCCTCAACGGGACCCATGGCAGTTTCGCTCCGGGAACTGTTGGGAGTGATCGGCGCTCACCAGTGGCGCCTGAAAGGGGTCGACGTGCCGGCGCTCGGCACCCGGCTGCACCCCCACTACGGCGTGTTCGCCCCGGTCAGAGGCGAGTACGTCGACCTGGTCGCCGATACGCCCCTGCCCCCGGCGGCCCTGCACAGTCCCGCCACCAGTACGGCGTTCGATGTCGGCACGGGAACCGGCGTCCTCGCCGCGGTGCTGGCCCGCCGCGGCATCAACCGCGTCGTGGCCACCGACATCAACCCACGCGCCCTGACCTGCGCCGGGGAGAACGCCCGTCGGCTCGCGCTGGACGACCGCATCGAGGTGTCGGGTCCCGGCCTGTTCCCCGAAGGCCGCGCCGACCTCATCGTGTGCAATCCGCCTTGGCTGCCCGCCCGTCCGACCAGCTCCATCGAGCAAGGCGTCTACGATCCGGACAGCACCATGCTCCACGGCTTCCTCGCTGGTCTTTCCGTCCACCTGCGGCCCGGCGGCGAGGGTTGGCTCATCCTGTCCGACGTGGCAGAGCACCTCGGTCTGCGGACACGTCAGCAACTGCTCGACGCGATCCAGACAGCACGCCTCCGCGTTGTGGACAAGATCGACATCAAGGCCCGGCATCCACGTGCCAGGGACGCCACCGACCCACTCCACGCAGCACGAAGCGCCGAGACCACGTCCTTGTGGCGCCTGACAGCTTGA
- a CDS encoding FAD-dependent monooxygenase, producing MHSQLRHEPDVLIVGGGPAGLSAAILLSLRGVDVLARSSACSHDKHSACPRHFGD from the coding sequence ATGCACAGTCAACTCCGCCATGAACCGGACGTCTTGATAGTCGGGGGCGGTCCTGCCGGGCTCTCCGCGGCGATCCTGCTCAGCTTGCGGGGCGTCGATGTCCTTGCTCGATCCTCGGCCTGCAGCCATGACAAGCACAGTGCGTGCCCTCGGCACTTCGGGGACTGA